In the Ilumatobacteraceae bacterium genome, one interval contains:
- a CDS encoding tetratricopeptide repeat protein → MNTSTMERSAPTPESNEAPSRSRRLPVIAVGAVLGVAIVAAGAFGLRRDDPPAPAATPAVDARVSGMTGRLGAGSIAETVTQLEARIVAFPNDDVALATLGIAYVDHARITGDPTRYARADQVLGDSLEVNDDDNFLAYAGLAAVAAARHDFPTAERHALTGLEINPANATLWGVLSDAQIQLGDYDDGFESVARMGELVPDIASITRAAYVAELTGDDDEARRLMERALDEAFTGDDRAFALFQIGEMELGGGDPNSALGYFLDALEASPDDISALSGKAHALGQAGQIETAIANYELLVERTPLADFMIEFGEFLDGEGRSEAAETWYDRAREQIAIDRSNGVQPDAGLIFFEADHGDPAVALRQAEEAVADRPFFELHEAHAWALYRTGNFAEAADAIERASVLGIRDPELHVRSALIHHALGDDDAARAELATATAINPLGVPYLLDSDAEVIAQLERR, encoded by the coding sequence ATGAACACGTCGACGATGGAGCGTTCGGCTCCCACCCCCGAATCGAACGAGGCGCCATCGCGGTCCCGTCGCCTGCCGGTGATCGCCGTCGGTGCGGTGCTCGGTGTCGCGATCGTCGCGGCGGGAGCCTTCGGACTCCGAAGAGACGACCCGCCCGCCCCGGCAGCGACGCCCGCGGTCGACGCTCGCGTGAGTGGCATGACGGGTCGGCTCGGCGCCGGATCGATCGCCGAGACGGTGACGCAGCTCGAAGCGCGCATCGTGGCGTTCCCGAACGACGACGTGGCGTTGGCCACGCTCGGGATCGCGTACGTCGATCACGCGCGGATCACCGGCGATCCCACCCGCTACGCACGGGCCGATCAGGTGCTCGGCGACTCGCTCGAGGTGAACGACGACGACAACTTCCTGGCGTACGCCGGCTTGGCGGCCGTCGCCGCTGCCCGCCACGACTTCCCGACCGCTGAGCGCCACGCGCTGACCGGCCTGGAGATCAACCCCGCCAACGCGACGTTGTGGGGCGTGTTGAGCGACGCCCAGATCCAGTTGGGCGACTACGACGACGGGTTCGAGTCGGTCGCCCGCATGGGTGAACTCGTGCCCGACATCGCCTCGATCACACGAGCCGCCTACGTTGCCGAGCTGACGGGCGACGACGACGAGGCGCGACGTCTGATGGAGCGTGCGCTCGACGAAGCGTTCACGGGCGACGACCGGGCGTTCGCCCTGTTCCAGATCGGTGAGATGGAACTCGGCGGCGGCGATCCGAACTCGGCGCTCGGCTACTTCCTCGACGCGCTCGAGGCGTCACCCGACGACATCAGCGCACTCTCCGGAAAGGCGCATGCCCTCGGTCAGGCCGGGCAGATCGAGACCGCCATCGCCAACTACGAACTGCTCGTCGAACGGACACCGCTCGCCGACTTCATGATCGAGTTCGGCGAGTTCCTCGACGGCGAGGGGCGATCCGAAGCGGCCGAGACCTGGTACGACCGGGCCAGGGAGCAGATCGCGATCGATCGGTCGAACGGTGTGCAGCCCGACGCTGGGCTGATCTTCTTCGAAGCCGATCACGGCGACCCGGCCGTCGCGCTCCGCCAAGCCGAAGAGGCCGTCGCCGACCGGCCCTTCTTCGAGCTCCACGAGGCACACGCCTGGGCGCTCTATCGCACCGGGAACTTCGCTGAAGCGGCCGACGCGATCGAGCGCGCGAGCGTGCTCGGGATCCGCGATCCGGAGCTGCACGTCCGTTCGGCGCTCATCCACCACGCGTTGGGAGACGACGACGCGGCGAGGGCCGAACTGGCGACGGCGACGGCGATCAACCCGCTGGGAGTCCCGTACCTGCTCGACTCCGATGCCGAGGTGATCGCTCAGCTCGAGCGCCGCTGA
- a CDS encoding DUF4331 domain-containing protein produces the protein MQLTRPSARTGKRGAVIGAALALVGGAIAVGGPGGTTASSHREAPLIAGDPRADNTDVYAFVSPDDTDTVTLISNWIPFEEPNGGPNFYPWAEDTRYNIKIDNDGDALEDITYTWEFTTQYDGSTFLYNNGPVTSLDDENLLYFQTYDLIQTISAPGVADVSTTLLDDVRAAPSLTGPGSIPDYAPLMEQATYDLFSGEGQTYAGQADDPFFLDLRVFDLLYGGDLSEVGEDTLAGYNVNSVAIQVPKTLLAAAGAPDANPVIGIWSTTDRRSVRNADGSAQGAVEYTQVSRLGNPLVNEVVLPLALKDAFNGLAPADDASVAAAVDAVTNPILPELIESIYGVPAPEGPRYDLQEIFLQGVSVANAGLGGDPDVVLPVDLNGHNLNAVANTTTTLRPSEQLRLNMSIAPSANPNRLGLFAEQFDGFPNGRRLGDDVVDIAIQTVEGAAQSGQLVAALAAGDAVDRNDREFRSTFPYLALPHNDSVNNGTERPPRASEFVTVSPDRVLETRSQAGQIGFIGDKPGAGDVVEVKVTGVGSSLVPDDAQAVAVNVTVTENEGPTFVTAFDCDDDQPTASNVNSLEITGGTSNLTLVGISDAGTICLYTLAASHLVADIGGYVPSTSGVTPVTPERILETREEFGQTGYSGSQPAAGATIVVDVGSSDQVEDGATAAFLNVTSTDSTAPGFVTVWDCEGNPPTASTLNYEPGAVIPNLAVAQLSDEGTVCLYTLSGTDLIVDLMGVLPADSQYTPAGPERILETREEFGQVGYSGSQPQDGQVVEVQVTGVGDAAVPAGTSAAFLNITTTNESSVGFITVWPCGVQQPTASNGNYRGEGQSTANLVAANIGEGGKVCIFLKNPADLVVDLVGYFPGLGVS, from the coding sequence ATGCAACTCACCCGACCATCCGCCCGAACGGGAAAGCGGGGTGCCGTGATCGGCGCAGCGCTCGCCCTGGTCGGTGGCGCCATCGCCGTCGGAGGCCCCGGCGGCACGACGGCATCCAGCCACCGAGAAGCACCACTGATCGCCGGCGACCCACGCGCTGACAACACCGACGTCTACGCGTTCGTGAGCCCCGACGACACCGACACCGTGACGTTGATCTCCAACTGGATCCCGTTCGAGGAACCGAACGGCGGCCCGAACTTCTATCCGTGGGCCGAGGACACCCGATACAACATCAAGATCGACAACGACGGCGACGCATTGGAGGACATCACGTACACGTGGGAGTTCACCACGCAGTACGACGGTTCGACGTTCCTCTACAACAACGGGCCCGTCACGTCGCTCGATGACGAGAACCTGCTCTACTTCCAGACGTACGACCTGATCCAGACGATCTCGGCTCCCGGCGTCGCCGACGTCAGCACCACGCTGCTCGACGACGTCCGCGCCGCACCATCGCTCACCGGGCCCGGGTCGATCCCCGACTACGCCCCGCTCATGGAGCAGGCGACCTATGACCTGTTCAGCGGAGAGGGACAGACGTACGCGGGACAGGCCGACGATCCGTTCTTCCTCGACCTCCGGGTGTTCGACCTCCTCTACGGTGGCGACCTCTCCGAGGTCGGTGAAGACACGCTCGCCGGCTACAACGTCAACTCCGTGGCGATCCAGGTTCCCAAGACGCTGCTGGCCGCGGCCGGCGCGCCGGACGCGAACCCCGTGATCGGCATCTGGAGCACGACCGACCGGCGCAGCGTCCGCAACGCCGACGGTTCCGCACAGGGCGCCGTCGAGTACACGCAGGTGTCGCGACTCGGCAATCCGCTCGTCAACGAGGTCGTCCTGCCGCTCGCGCTCAAGGATGCGTTCAACGGGCTCGCCCCGGCCGACGATGCGTCGGTGGCAGCCGCGGTCGACGCGGTCACCAACCCGATCCTCCCCGAGTTGATCGAGTCGATCTACGGTGTTCCGGCCCCCGAGGGTCCCCGCTACGACCTCCAGGAGATCTTCCTGCAGGGCGTCAGCGTCGCGAATGCCGGTCTCGGTGGCGATCCCGACGTGGTGTTGCCCGTCGACCTGAACGGCCACAACTTGAACGCCGTCGCGAACACCACGACGACATTGCGGCCGTCCGAACAGTTGCGGCTGAACATGAGCATCGCTCCGTCGGCCAACCCGAATCGTCTCGGCCTCTTCGCCGAGCAGTTCGACGGGTTCCCGAACGGTCGCCGACTCGGTGACGACGTCGTCGACATCGCGATCCAGACCGTCGAAGGCGCCGCACAATCGGGCCAGCTCGTGGCAGCGCTCGCCGCCGGCGACGCTGTCGACCGCAACGACCGTGAGTTCCGCTCGACGTTCCCGTACCTGGCGCTGCCGCACAACGACAGCGTCAACAACGGGACCGAGCGACCGCCGCGGGCCAGCGAGTTCGTGACCGTGTCGCCCGACCGTGTCCTCGAGACTCGTTCGCAGGCCGGCCAGATCGGCTTCATCGGCGACAAGCCGGGAGCCGGCGACGTGGTCGAGGTCAAGGTCACCGGCGTGGGCAGCTCGCTCGTGCCGGACGACGCCCAAGCAGTGGCGGTCAACGTCACCGTGACGGAGAACGAAGGTCCGACGTTCGTCACGGCATTCGACTGTGACGACGACCAGCCGACGGCCTCGAACGTGAACTCGCTCGAGATCACCGGTGGTACCTCGAATCTCACGCTCGTGGGGATCAGCGATGCCGGCACCATCTGCCTGTACACGCTGGCCGCCAGCCACCTCGTGGCCGACATCGGTGGCTACGTCCCGTCGACGTCGGGTGTCACCCCGGTGACCCCCGAGCGGATCCTCGAGACCCGCGAGGAGTTCGGTCAGACCGGCTACTCCGGCAGCCAGCCGGCAGCAGGCGCGACGATCGTCGTCGATGTCGGATCGAGCGATCAGGTCGAGGACGGTGCCACGGCAGCGTTCCTCAACGTGACGTCGACCGATTCGACCGCTCCGGGCTTCGTCACCGTCTGGGACTGTGAGGGCAACCCGCCCACCGCTTCGACGCTCAACTACGAGCCGGGCGCCGTCATCCCGAACCTTGCGGTGGCGCAGCTGAGCGACGAGGGCACGGTGTGCCTGTACACGCTCTCGGGCACGGACCTCATCGTCGACCTCATGGGTGTGCTCCCGGCGGACTCGCAGTACACGCCGGCCGGTCCCGAGCGGATCCTCGAGACCCGCGAAGAGTTCGGTCAGGTCGGGTACAGCGGCTCGCAGCCGCAGGACGGCCAGGTCGTCGAGGTCCAGGTCACGGGAGTCGGCGACGCCGCCGTCCCCGCCGGCACCTCGGCCGCCTTCTTGAACATCACGACGACCAACGAGTCGAGTGTGGGGTTCATCACGGTGTGGCCGTGTGGCGTGCAGCAGCCGACCGCGTCGAACGGCAACTACCGGGGTGAAGGTCAGTCGACCGCCAACCTGGTGGCCGCCAACATCGGCGAGGGCGGCAAGGTCTGCATCTTCCTCAAGAACCCGGCCGACCTCGTGGTCGATCTCGTCGGGTACTTCCCGGGTCTCGGCGTCAGCTGA